A genome region from Chengkuizengella sp. SCS-71B includes the following:
- a CDS encoding IS607 family transposase produces the protein MKYYSIGQFAKLIGKTKDTLRNWDKQGKFKPDHVSVSGYRYYSQEQLNHFLGIKGEKQLNKKVIGYCRVSSHKQKDDLERQIENVRTYMLAKGYQFEIISDIGSGINYNKKGLNQLIDKITNSEVEKVVILYKDRLIRFGFELIENLCDKYGTTIEIIDHTEKTEEQELVEDLIQIVFSCRLQGKRANKAKKMIKELVEDDPSQEN, from the coding sequence TTGAAATACTACTCAATAGGCCAATTTGCAAAGTTAATTGGAAAAACAAAGGATACATTGCGAAATTGGGATAAACAAGGAAAATTTAAGCCTGATCACGTGTCAGTTAGTGGTTATCGATATTATTCTCAAGAACAACTTAATCACTTCTTAGGTATTAAAGGAGAAAAGCAATTAAACAAAAAAGTCATAGGTTATTGTAGAGTGTCCTCCCATAAGCAAAAAGATGATCTTGAAAGACAGATAGAAAACGTAAGAACCTATATGTTAGCAAAAGGTTATCAATTTGAAATCATTTCTGATATTGGCAGTGGGATTAACTACAATAAAAAGGGATTAAATCAACTCATAGATAAGATTACGAATTCAGAAGTAGAGAAAGTAGTCATCCTTTATAAAGATCGTTTAATTCGATTTGGTTTTGAATTAATAGAAAATCTATGTGACAAATATGGAACAACAATTGAAATTATAGATCACACGGAAAAAACCGAAGAACAAGAATTAGTTGAGGATTTAATTCAAATTGTGTTTAGTTGCAGACTTCAAGGTAAAAGAGCCAACAAAGCTAAGAAAATGATTAAGGAGTTAGTTGAAGATGATCCTAGCCAAGAAAATTAG
- a CDS encoding S41 family peptidase, giving the protein MITKNKLAMIKLGLAFIVSCSIIFPTNKVLAEDSELDYELYSVDAVNEAIDYIEYLHLDSPTQEELIDQAIEGMINNLNDPYSRYISPSELEEEGLFDYEYIGIGVETVVKDKSLIIDRIYPDSPASRNDLEIGDSIVAIDGTPIKGLTKDEIHKLFEGKEGSSIELTIIRDSRKVNVELTRGIVTHPLIISEVISEGVGYIRLFEFAEEVDIPFNEQLIELKEDGLETLILDLRDNPGGLIYILENIAKQFMNKKILMFTRDNVNDMDPIVILDGETIDYEIIILVNENTASASEALSAALQEHDLATVIGQQSYGKGHIQNVIPLSNGGVISITSHEYFDPSKNTIEGVGVIPDIEVKEEIPQIISALQMAGIEKIELVKNDYSIFVNDIAFYDYFDYIQKENEIFVPSRILTALVNGEINWNPTEKAIEIKTDEQELLLPTADKNVVFQEGTTYVNINHFKEYFTQIDWQLESGELTITN; this is encoded by the coding sequence TTGATTACTAAAAATAAACTAGCAATGATTAAACTTGGACTTGCATTTATAGTATCATGTTCAATTATATTCCCAACAAATAAGGTTCTAGCTGAAGATAGTGAACTTGATTATGAATTATATTCTGTAGACGCAGTAAATGAAGCAATAGATTATATTGAATATTTACATTTAGATTCACCGACCCAAGAAGAATTAATAGACCAGGCGATTGAAGGAATGATTAACAATTTAAATGATCCTTATTCACGATATATTTCACCTAGTGAGTTAGAAGAAGAAGGTTTATTTGATTACGAGTATATTGGAATTGGAGTGGAAACAGTAGTTAAAGACAAATCTTTGATTATTGATAGAATTTATCCTGATTCTCCAGCTTCTAGGAATGACCTTGAAATAGGGGATTCAATCGTAGCCATTGACGGTACCCCAATTAAAGGGTTAACAAAAGATGAGATACATAAATTATTTGAAGGTAAGGAAGGTAGCTCTATAGAGTTGACCATTATAAGAGATAGTAGAAAAGTGAATGTGGAATTGACGAGGGGAATTGTGACACATCCTCTAATCATAAGTGAAGTCATTTCAGAAGGAGTTGGATATATTCGTCTTTTTGAGTTTGCTGAGGAAGTGGACATTCCATTTAATGAGCAGCTTATTGAATTAAAAGAAGATGGTTTAGAAACGTTGATTTTAGATTTAAGAGATAATCCGGGTGGATTAATATATATACTAGAAAATATAGCTAAGCAATTCATGAATAAAAAGATATTAATGTTTACTAGAGATAATGTGAATGATATGGATCCAATTGTTATTTTAGATGGGGAAACGATTGATTATGAGATCATTATATTGGTGAATGAGAATACAGCTAGTGCATCAGAGGCTTTATCTGCAGCTTTGCAAGAACATGATTTAGCTACTGTTATAGGACAGCAATCCTATGGTAAGGGACATATTCAAAATGTAATACCACTTTCTAATGGAGGGGTAATATCTATAACATCTCATGAGTATTTTGATCCTAGTAAAAACACTATTGAAGGTGTTGGTGTGATACCTGATATTGAAGTGAAGGAAGAGATTCCACAGATCATTTCCGCTTTACAGATGGCTGGAATAGAGAAGATAGAATTAGTTAAAAATGATTATTCTATCTTTGTTAACGACATTGCATTTTATGATTATTTTGATTATATACAAAAAGAAAATGAAATATTTGTTCCATCACGCATTTTAACAGCTTTAGTAAATGGAGAAATTAATTGGAATCCAACAGAGAAAGCAATTGAAATTAAAACTGATGAACAAGAACTATTGCTCCCAACAGCAGACAAAAATGTTGTTTTTCAAGAAGGCACCACATATGTAAATATTAATCATTTTAAAGAGTACTTCACTCAAATTGATTGGCAATTAGAGAGTGGTGAACTGACTATAACAAATTAA
- a CDS encoding copper amine oxidase N-terminal domain-containing protein has product MRRGIIFSGIFILSFIFSFNAFAAEETEIEVWIDEKQLQFEEEPFIESGTTLVPFRVLFSELGLDVKWDQETKTVTGENETLKVELTLNSNLAKVNGEVNEMLVMPQLVNNHTFVPLRFVGESTGANVQWDSVTKTISITSPEPKVNDEELIKEFFNQYEEFYNEENLQIVSLFEEQFLEDWGIESEFEWDFENYNDHLEMRDLEILSIEDNEVYVYVVEIYERIDGSFYLDEMYEQIYSLVKSKNDRWFINDIEVVSFDYYNLEELKNSNVDFPVKDEKEILATFQKYLDSIKEENLDKLKSTLHVEYIDLLGLEWFEEYYDGFLFNNYDYTFVQIEESSVVHIYEDEVTLFIKFNTILTNKNIGEVEVEMYESFIKFKKSKNGQWKILQIESIY; this is encoded by the coding sequence TTGAGAAGGGGAATCATATTTTCAGGAATATTTATTTTGTCTTTTATATTTTCTTTCAATGCGTTTGCTGCAGAAGAAACAGAGATAGAAGTATGGATTGACGAAAAACAATTACAATTTGAAGAAGAGCCATTTATTGAAAGTGGTACAACACTTGTACCATTTAGAGTACTGTTTAGCGAATTAGGATTAGATGTAAAGTGGGATCAAGAAACGAAAACAGTAACAGGTGAAAATGAAACTTTAAAGGTAGAATTGACATTGAATAGCAATCTAGCAAAAGTAAATGGCGAAGTTAATGAAATGCTAGTAATGCCACAATTAGTAAATAATCATACCTTTGTTCCTTTACGTTTTGTAGGGGAATCTACAGGAGCAAATGTACAATGGGATAGTGTAACGAAAACGATATCTATTACTAGCCCTGAACCTAAGGTGAATGATGAAGAGTTGATTAAAGAATTTTTCAATCAATATGAGGAATTTTACAATGAAGAAAATTTGCAAATTGTAAGTTTATTTGAAGAGCAGTTTTTAGAAGATTGGGGTATTGAGTCAGAATTTGAATGGGATTTTGAAAATTATAATGACCATCTTGAAATGAGAGACTTAGAGATATTAAGTATTGAAGATAATGAAGTATATGTTTATGTTGTGGAAATATATGAACGAATTGATGGATCTTTTTATTTAGATGAAATGTATGAACAAATATATTCATTAGTAAAATCTAAAAATGATAGATGGTTTATTAATGATATTGAAGTTGTATCATTTGATTATTACAATTTAGAAGAACTAAAAAATTCAAATGTTGATTTTCCAGTAAAAGATGAGAAAGAAATATTAGCAACTTTTCAAAAATATTTAGATTCAATCAAAGAAGAAAATTTAGATAAATTAAAATCTACTTTACATGTAGAATACATAGATTTGTTGGGTCTTGAATGGTTTGAAGAATATTATGACGGGTTTCTTTTTAATAATTATGATTATACTTTTGTTCAAATAGAAGAATCATCAGTTGTACATATCTATGAGGATGAAGTTACACTCTTTATAAAATTTAATACTATTTTAACGAATAAAAATATTGGAGAAGTAGAAGTTGAAATGTATGAGAGTTTTATTAAATTTAAGAAATCAAAGAACGGACAATGGAAAATATTACAGATAGAATCAATATATTAA
- the murC gene encoding UDP-N-acetylmuramate--L-alanine ligase, with amino-acid sequence MNNSSEHVHFIGIGGYGMSAIARVMLEMGYRVTGSDVTSKDLTNKLIAKGARVFIGHEPNNVQGADMVVYSTALSKDNVEMVEAEKLKIPVLHRAQMLAKLMNEKQGIAIAGAHGKTTTSSMVALVMEKNNLDPTYIIGGEIVNVDRNAKAGTGEYVVAEADESDGSFLQYHPSIAIVTNIEADHLENYDGDFMKLKQAYARFLSQVKDGGKSIVCLDDPYLQEMRKDLQGDIITYGIKTDADYKAANVRLGDRKIKFDVEHRGETLIQVELPVPGKHNVYNALATFIVCTIAGLTPEQIAKEIKQFRGAKRRFQVLGEVNDILVIDDYAHHPTEIQATISAAKATGKRIIAVFQPQRYTRTYFLFEQFSRAFHEADEVIITDIYSPAGEEQIEGINSEKLVELIRQNSNTNVKHIATKEEVTTYLSQSVVRDDLVITMGAGDIWKAAEEIVELLKEKFDVDA; translated from the coding sequence TTGAATAACTCTTCTGAACATGTCCATTTTATTGGGATTGGCGGTTACGGCATGAGTGCAATCGCACGGGTCATGCTTGAAATGGGATATCGAGTAACAGGATCGGATGTCACTAGCAAGGATTTAACAAATAAATTAATTGCAAAAGGGGCAAGGGTCTTTATAGGACATGAACCTAATAATGTCCAAGGAGCAGACATGGTTGTTTATTCAACTGCTTTGTCTAAAGATAATGTAGAAATGGTTGAAGCTGAAAAGTTGAAAATTCCTGTTTTACACAGAGCGCAAATGCTGGCAAAATTAATGAATGAGAAACAAGGAATTGCCATCGCAGGTGCGCATGGTAAAACGACAACATCCTCTATGGTTGCTCTTGTTATGGAAAAAAACAACCTAGATCCCACTTATATTATTGGTGGAGAAATTGTAAATGTAGACAGAAATGCGAAAGCTGGTACTGGTGAATATGTTGTTGCAGAAGCAGATGAAAGTGATGGATCATTTTTACAATATCACCCATCAATCGCTATTGTCACAAACATAGAAGCAGATCACTTGGAAAATTACGATGGGGATTTTATGAAATTGAAACAAGCATATGCTCGATTTTTGAGTCAAGTAAAAGACGGAGGAAAATCGATTGTTTGTTTGGATGATCCATATTTGCAAGAGATGAGAAAAGACTTGCAAGGAGATATTATCACCTATGGTATTAAAACGGATGCAGATTATAAAGCAGCAAACGTTCGGTTAGGGGATCGAAAAATCAAATTTGATGTTGAGCATAGAGGTGAAACATTAATACAAGTCGAACTTCCTGTCCCTGGAAAACACAATGTATATAATGCTCTAGCTACTTTTATTGTTTGTACTATTGCGGGTTTAACACCAGAACAAATTGCAAAAGAAATAAAGCAGTTTCGAGGGGCTAAACGTCGTTTTCAAGTTCTTGGTGAAGTAAATGATATATTGGTAATTGATGATTACGCACATCACCCAACGGAAATTCAAGCGACGATTTCTGCTGCCAAAGCTACTGGAAAACGAATTATTGCAGTATTTCAACCACAGAGGTACACTCGAACCTATTTTCTTTTTGAACAGTTTAGCAGGGCATTTCATGAAGCGGATGAAGTCATTATTACAGATATTTATTCACCTGCTGGAGAAGAGCAAATCGAAGGCATTAATTCAGAGAAATTGGTTGAACTCATTCGTCAAAATAGCAATACAAACGTAAAACATATAGCTACGAAGGAGGAAGTGACGACCTATCTGAGTCAATCGGTTGTAAGGGATGATCTTGTCATAACAATGGGAGCGGGAGATATTTGGAAGGCAGCAGAAGAAATAGTTGAATTGTTAAAAGAGAAATTTGATGTAGATGCTTAA
- a CDS encoding folylpolyglutamate synthase/dihydrofolate synthase family protein, with protein MFNSYIEARDWINSSIPFGIKPGLERMKVFMERLGNPHRRLKFIHVAGTNGKGSTCSFLNQVLQEAGYDVGMFTSPYIQRFTDRIQMNGQDIPEEDVLSLSNEIKPIVDEMAKSELGSPTMFEITTTLAILYFSKVSYPDYVILETGLGGLYDSTNIVTPIASVITNIGHDHMDILGDSISQISKQKAGIIKPGIPVISAVEQKEAIEVIRQTAVENKSTLYLLNQQFQYDIISMNKEEQSFHFQSPFRSIDSLKITNIGEHQFKNASVALMVIEVLRQYQALIVEEDDLRLGFKKMKWPGRLEFVGSNPRILLDGAHNEEGAEYLAKTIKDLYIGTKVHFMLGMLDSKNHRGYLEHILPVVNTLVITEPDFRNKCDAQKLFEIAKELSKNKNVDLEIIVEPDWKLALKNLTEKTNKDDLAVVTGTLYLISDVRSKLLQYSDSEKGW; from the coding sequence GTAGCAGGTACAAATGGTAAAGGGTCTACCTGCTCATTTCTTAATCAAGTACTGCAAGAAGCTGGATATGATGTGGGGATGTTTACATCCCCTTATATTCAAAGGTTTACGGATCGCATACAAATGAATGGTCAAGATATTCCTGAAGAAGATGTATTATCATTATCAAATGAAATAAAGCCTATTGTAGATGAAATGGCAAAAAGTGAACTAGGTTCACCCACAATGTTTGAAATCACTACAACCCTGGCAATACTGTATTTTTCAAAGGTTAGTTATCCTGATTATGTTATTTTAGAAACGGGATTGGGTGGATTGTACGATTCAACCAATATAGTTACCCCTATTGCATCTGTGATTACAAATATCGGTCATGATCATATGGATATACTTGGTGATTCGATTTCACAAATCTCAAAGCAGAAAGCAGGCATTATTAAGCCAGGGATTCCAGTAATTAGTGCTGTAGAACAAAAAGAAGCGATTGAAGTAATAAGACAAACTGCCGTAGAAAATAAAAGTACATTGTACCTTTTAAACCAGCAGTTTCAATACGACATCATAAGTATGAATAAAGAAGAACAAAGCTTTCATTTTCAGAGTCCCTTTCGTTCTATTGATTCTTTAAAGATTACTAATATAGGAGAACATCAATTTAAGAATGCATCCGTTGCCTTGATGGTAATAGAAGTGTTGAGACAATATCAAGCACTTATTGTTGAAGAAGATGATCTTAGGTTAGGATTTAAAAAGATGAAATGGCCTGGGAGACTTGAATTTGTCGGTTCTAATCCGCGTATTTTATTAGATGGTGCACATAACGAAGAAGGTGCTGAATATTTAGCAAAAACAATCAAGGATTTATACATAGGTACAAAAGTCCATTTTATGCTAGGAATGCTTGATTCAAAGAATCATCGTGGGTACTTAGAACATATACTACCAGTAGTTAATACATTGGTGATAACCGAACCTGATTTTAGAAATAAATGTGATGCTCAAAAATTATTTGAAATTGCAAAAGAATTATCAAAAAATAAAAATGTTGACCTTGAGATTATAGTTGAACCTGACTGGAAGTTAGCACTTAAAAATTTAACTGAGAAGACGAATAAAGATGATCTAGCAGTTGTTACAGGAACCTTATATTTAATTTCTGATGTTCGTTCTAAATTATTACAATACTCTGACTCTGAAAAAGGTTGGTGA